Proteins encoded by one window of Dendropsophus ebraccatus isolate aDenEbr1 chromosome 4, aDenEbr1.pat, whole genome shotgun sequence:
- the HEATR3 gene encoding HEAT repeat-containing protein 3, translating to MGKSRARRFKPVGFSPTAAVKPPAGPGEEDSAESLHAEDLLHKLQSPSPEVREFACASISKLVQQQQVIPAFLQRDAVRCLGPLLLDKSMSVRETAAGALRNLSTCGGFEVCDDMVTRDIMTPLVALLRECSTGLDCNLEPATSSKDLTKKQVEDIANQAINILWNVCESNSKALVIFNKENCVEVIVQCLRKFPSSLELAVSAAYCLQTVTEDNPELLAFFNASALQTLENVLMTPATTMEMRLLQTLVAGTVWNLKDKLPPLSQADSINAILRILAEVLSQDAGQFIIQMKETETVRLNNAATESEAEEAAASLEEASLSEDDRMVEGVVKVKNHDNFSDLIPVSHEEVRQASFLLVAQKSALEMIVNMCCSDEPSDDEWDEFSSSDESETCLEKSVADGGQLMSPLCLSSEVHSALLNHFVPKKVLEKTSFPNDAALQICRHNSAWKSLITKMFTVQHRALTCLHNILSVLDIESLGGVSALQELAQHLSELVFTHTDGPKQDEFLEAASSAVRALLQTLASKGIPQGMTPEQVMSFAEACVQSRTASAKVNAVSIIGITGSVLAKSDNTADTLKRIGNFLFGIAANDSSLVVSGGALDAIFDVFADGDEAEKAAVEINLLQALKKIQPAFKSKIRKEGREKYSTDQLCVLDNVRTNLRRFISYLETVEKKYKNKI from the exons ATGGGGAAGAGCCGGGCTCGTAGATTCAAGCCGGTCGGCTTTTCTCCTACAGCAGCCGTCAAGCCACCGGCGGGGCCCGGAGAGGAGGACAGCGCTGAATCCTTACACGCCGAGGATCTTCTTCACAAG CTGCAGAGCCCTAGTCCTGAAGTCCGGGAATTTGCCTGTGCTAGCATCTCAAAGCTTGTCCAGCAGCAGCAAGTCATACCAGCTTTCCTACAAAGAGATGCTGTTCGATGCCTTGGACCACTTCTGCTCGATAAGAGCATGTCTGTGCGGGAGACAGCTGCAGGTGCTCTACG GAACCTAAGCACCTGTGGTGGATTTGAAGTTTGTGATGACATGGTGACCAGAGACATCATGACTCCCTTAGTGGCCCTATTAAGAGAG TGTTCCACCGGTTTAGATTGTAACCTGGAGCCAGCAACAAGCAGTAAAGACTTGACAAAAAAACAAGTAGAAGATATTGCGAACCAAGCCATTAATATTCTGTGGAATGTATG TGAAAGCAACAGTAAAGCATTGGTTATATTTAACAAAGAAAACTGTGTGGAAGTTATTGTCCAGTGTTTAAGAAAGTTCCCAAGCAGCCTGGAATTGGCAGTGTCGGCAG CGTACTGTCTGCAGACCGTCACAGAAGATAACCCAGAACTCTTGGCCTTCTTTAATGCTTCCGCTCTGCAAACGTTGGAGAACGTGCTGATGACTCCTGCAACTACCATGGAGATGAGACTTTTGCAGACATTAGTTGCAG GTACAGTTTGGAACTTGAAAGACAAGCTGCCCCCTTTAAGCCAGGCTGACTCCATTAATGCAATTTTAAGGATACTGGCTGAAGTCCTCTCTCAGGATGCGGGGCAGTTTATTATACAGATGAAAGAAACAGAAACTGTTCGGCTGAATAACGCTGCCACAGAGTCTGAAGCAGAAGAAGCTGCAGCGAGTCTGGAAGAAGCCTCTCTGAGTGAAGATGACAGGATGGTGGAAGGTGTTGTAAAAGTGAAGAATCATGATAATTTCTCAGATTTAATCCCA GTGTCCCATGAAGAAGTTAGGCAAGCTTCTTTTCTACTGGTGGCTCAGAAATCTGCGCTGGAGATGATCGTGAACATGTGCTGTAGTGATG AGCCATCTGATGATGAATGGGACGAATTTTCTAGTAGCGATGAGAGTGAAACGTGCCTGGAAAAATCAGTAGCTGATGGAGGCCAACTTATGTCACCCCTATGCCTGTCCTCTGAAGTCCACTCTGCCCTTCTGAATCACTTTGTTCCCAAAAAG GTGCTTGAAAAAACTTCTTTTCCCAACGATGCAGCTTTACAAATATGTAGACACAACTCTGCGTGGAAATCATTGATTACAAA GATGTTCACTGTCCAGCACAGAGCGCTGACCTGCCTGCATAACATCTTGTCCGTGCTGGACATTGAGAGTCTAGGAGGAGTGTCTGCGCTGCAGGAACTTGCTCAACATCTTTCTGAATTAGTCTTCACTCATACAG ATGGCCCAAAGCAAGATGAATTTTTAGAGGCAGCGTCCAGTGCTGTACGAGCATTACTACAGACATTGGCTTCTAAAGGAATACCTCAG GGTATGACACCAGAGCAGGTCATGAGCTTTGCTGAAGCTTGTGTGCAGAGCAGAACCGCCAGTGCAAAGGTGAATGCAGTCAGCATTATTGGTATTACAGGCAGTGTTCTGGCAAAAAGTGACAACACAGCTGACACATTGAAG cggATTGGAAACTTTCTGTTTGGAATAGCTGCAAATGATTCCTCCTTGGTAGTGTCTGGAGGAGCACTAGATGCAATCTTTGATGTATTTGCTGATGGTGATGAAGCAGAGAAGGCTGCAGTGGAGATAAATTTACTCCAAGCTCTTAAGAAAATACAACCAGCTTTCAAATCAAAG ATTCGTAAAGAAGGGCGGGAGAAATATAGCACCGACCAGTTATGTGTCCTGGATAACGTCAGAACCAATCTCAGACGGTTCATATCTTACCTTGAAACTGTAGAGAAAAAATATAAGAACAAAATTTGA